The following are encoded in a window of Thiohalobacter sp. IOR34 genomic DNA:
- the rluB gene encoding 23S rRNA pseudouridine(2605) synthase RluB: MSERLQKVLARWGLGSRREIEGWIREGRIRVNGKPAELGTCLDESDRVEIDGKPLRRPRLFRPRCRVLLYHKPVGEVCTRKDPEGRPTVFDRLPVLKTGRWINVGRLDVNTAGLLLLTTDGELANRLMHPSSEIEREYAVRVFGEVPPEIIERLQKGVELEDGTARFTSIRDAGGQGMNHWYHVVLKEGRNREVRRLWESQGIPVSRLIRVRYGPIELDRAIRPGRWEELDDASLNRLRAAVGLAPQKPARNSPARRAKYRPGGRRPRARR, encoded by the coding sequence ATGAGTGAACGCTTGCAAAAGGTGCTGGCCCGCTGGGGGCTGGGCTCGCGGCGTGAGATCGAGGGCTGGATCCGAGAGGGGCGCATCCGCGTCAACGGCAAGCCGGCCGAACTGGGCACCTGCCTCGATGAGAGCGACCGGGTCGAGATCGACGGCAAGCCGTTGCGCCGCCCGCGCCTGTTCAGGCCGCGCTGCCGGGTGCTGCTCTACCACAAGCCGGTCGGCGAGGTCTGCACCCGCAAGGATCCGGAAGGCCGGCCGACGGTCTTCGACCGCCTGCCGGTGCTGAAGACCGGCCGCTGGATCAACGTCGGCCGGCTGGACGTCAATACCGCCGGCCTGCTGCTGTTGACCACCGACGGTGAACTGGCCAACCGGCTGATGCATCCCTCCTCGGAGATCGAGCGCGAATATGCGGTGCGGGTATTTGGCGAGGTCCCGCCCGAGATCATCGAGCGCCTGCAGAAGGGCGTCGAGCTGGAGGACGGCACGGCGCGCTTCACCAGTATCCGCGATGCCGGTGGGCAGGGCATGAACCACTGGTATCACGTGGTCCTCAAGGAGGGCCGCAACCGCGAGGTGCGGCGCCTGTGGGAATCCCAGGGTATCCCGGTGAGCCGGCTGATCCGGGTCCGCTACGGGCCCATCGAGCTGGACCGGGCGATTCGTCCCGGGCGCTGGGAGGAACTGGACGACGCCAGCCTCAATCGCCTGCGGGCCGCGGTCGGCCTGGCGCCGCAGAAGCCGGCCCGCAACTCGCCGGCGAGGCGCGCCAAGTACCGGCCGGGCGGCAGGCGGCCCCGCGCCCGGCGGTGA
- the hpnC gene encoding squalene synthase HpnC produces MSTIDAAYRHCQQLARRHYENFPVASLLLPPGLRRPLAAIYAFARRADDLADEGDAPVAERLAALDALQAALEACSRGQTLDDPLFVALGDCIRSHQLPLDPFTDLLDAFRQDLRQSRYTDFAELLDYCRRSANPVGRLVLLLSDNFLPQQVGYSDAICSALQLTNMLQDLGQDLDENDRLYLPQDELAEFGVTEAQLRERRDSPALRRLLQFQAERTRRLLHSGAPLGNQLGGRLGIQIRLTVLAADRILQRLLDPATPPFARPRLSRRDWLSLAWHALPARR; encoded by the coding sequence ATGTCCACAATCGACGCCGCCTATCGCCACTGCCAGCAACTGGCGCGCCGCCACTACGAGAACTTCCCGGTCGCCTCCCTGCTCCTGCCACCCGGCCTGCGCCGCCCCCTGGCGGCGATCTACGCCTTTGCCCGCCGCGCCGACGATCTGGCCGACGAGGGGGATGCGCCGGTTGCGGAACGACTCGCCGCACTGGATGCCCTGCAGGCCGCGCTCGAGGCCTGCTCACGGGGGCAGACGCTGGACGACCCGCTGTTCGTCGCCCTCGGCGACTGCATCCGCAGTCACCAGCTGCCGCTCGACCCCTTCACCGATCTGCTCGATGCCTTCCGCCAGGATCTGCGCCAGTCACGCTATACCGACTTTGCCGAGCTGCTCGACTATTGCCGGCGCTCCGCCAACCCTGTCGGCCGCCTGGTGCTGCTGCTCAGCGACAACTTCCTGCCGCAGCAGGTCGGCTACTCCGATGCCATCTGCAGCGCCCTGCAGCTGACCAACATGCTGCAGGATCTCGGCCAGGATCTGGACGAGAACGACCGCCTCTATCTGCCCCAGGATGAACTGGCCGAATTCGGCGTCACCGAGGCCCAGCTGCGCGAGCGCCGCGACAGCCCGGCTCTGCGCCGCCTGCTGCAGTTCCAGGCCGAGCGTACCCGCCGGCTGCTGCACTCGGGCGCCCCGCTCGGCAACCAGCTCGGCGGCCGGCTGGGCATCCAGATCCGCCTCACCGTGCTCGCTGCCGACCGCATCCTGCAGCGCCTGCTGGATCCGGCCACCCCGCCCTTCGCGCGGCCGCGACTGTCGCGCCGCGATTGGCTGAGCCTCGCCTGGCACGCCCTGCCGGCGCGTCGCTGA
- the hpnE gene encoding hydroxysqualene dehydroxylase HpnE has translation MKPAALPDGEVLIVGGGWAGLSAAVLLSQRGRRVTLLEAGRQLGGRARCVPFGELRVDNGQHLLLGACRHLLALLAILGIDPDQVLDRQPLQLRLRSLNGGSLRLQASRLPAPLHLLTGILGAGGLSPLERLHLLRFASRLRRGHIRQRRDISAQALLLSERQTGRLLRRLWEPLCLAALNTPLDQASAHLFLRVLRDSLGGQRDASDLLIPKTDLGTLLPTPALEYIERQGGRVLLGHRVQAIEPGSDGHRVLWPGGSLTARQLILAVNPTLCRRLLSPHAAFRSISEQLARLPQAPISTLYLRYPPDTRLNLPMLGILDGLGQWVFDRRVCGQPGLMAVVISGAGRHMEMQGEALAQTVIDELARLFPHWPAPGERLLIREKRATFLSQVDVERLRPRAETGVPGLWLAGDFTATGLPATLEGAVASGFHCANRIAPLVPET, from the coding sequence ATGAAGCCGGCCGCTCTACCTGACGGCGAGGTACTCATCGTCGGCGGCGGATGGGCCGGGCTCAGCGCCGCGGTTCTGCTCAGCCAGCGCGGCAGACGCGTCACCCTGCTGGAGGCGGGACGCCAGCTCGGCGGCCGCGCGCGTTGCGTGCCTTTCGGCGAACTGCGCGTCGACAACGGCCAGCATCTCCTGCTCGGCGCCTGCCGACATCTGCTCGCCCTGCTGGCGATCCTCGGGATCGATCCGGACCAGGTGCTGGACCGCCAGCCGTTGCAGTTGCGGCTGCGCTCCCTCAATGGCGGCAGCCTGCGCCTGCAGGCATCCCGCCTGCCGGCACCGCTGCACCTGCTCACCGGCATCCTCGGGGCCGGCGGCCTGTCCCCGCTGGAACGGCTCCATCTGCTGCGCTTCGCCAGCCGCCTGCGCCGTGGCCACATCCGCCAGCGGCGCGACATCAGCGCCCAGGCCCTGTTGCTCAGCGAACGTCAGACGGGACGCCTGCTGAGGCGACTCTGGGAACCACTCTGCCTGGCGGCCCTCAACACCCCCTTGGACCAGGCATCGGCGCACCTCTTCCTGCGCGTGCTGAGGGACAGTCTGGGCGGCCAGCGCGACGCCTCGGACCTGCTGATCCCGAAGACGGATCTCGGCACGCTGCTGCCGACCCCCGCCCTTGAGTACATCGAACGGCAGGGCGGCCGGGTGCTGCTCGGTCACCGGGTCCAGGCCATCGAGCCCGGCAGCGACGGCCACCGGGTTCTCTGGCCGGGCGGCAGCCTGACCGCCCGGCAGCTGATCCTCGCCGTCAACCCCACCCTCTGCCGCCGGCTGCTGAGCCCGCATGCCGCCTTCCGCAGCATCAGCGAACAGCTTGCCCGCCTGCCGCAGGCCCCGATCAGCACCCTCTATCTCCGCTACCCGCCGGACACGCGGCTGAACCTTCCCATGCTGGGGATACTCGACGGCCTCGGCCAGTGGGTCTTCGATCGCCGAGTCTGTGGACAGCCGGGGCTGATGGCCGTGGTGATCAGCGGCGCGGGGCGACACATGGAGATGCAGGGCGAGGCGCTTGCCCAGACGGTGATCGACGAACTGGCCAGGCTCTTTCCGCACTGGCCCGCACCCGGTGAACGGCTGCTGATCCGCGAAAAGCGGGCCACCTTTCTCAGCCAGGTCGACGTCGAACGGCTGCGCCCGCGGGCCGAGACCGGCGTGCCCGGGCTGTGGCTGGCCGGCGACTTCACGGCCACCGGCCTGCCGGCGACCCTGGAGGGCGCGGTGGCGAGCGGTTTCCACTGCGCCAACCGGATTGCGCCGCTGGTCCCCGAGACATGA
- a CDS encoding YciK family oxidoreductase: MKTDWQPAADLFRDRIILVTGAGAGIGRATALALARHGTTVILLGKTQSRLEAVYDEIEQMGAPQPALFPLDLESATPEAYEGLAITLEREFGRLDGLLHNAALLGYLAPIGHYDPEHWQKVVQVNLNAPFMLSRACLGLLMKAEDPSLVFMSDAVGREARAYWGAYGAAKAGLENLMETLASELETNTPIRVNSYDPGPAHTRLRLQAFPAEDSSQLPRPEDVVDPLLYLLGPDSRGVTGQRFSRSDFTGSAQGGEAR; encoded by the coding sequence ATGAAGACAGACTGGCAACCCGCAGCGGACCTGTTCAGGGACCGCATCATTCTCGTCACCGGCGCCGGTGCCGGCATCGGCCGCGCCACCGCCCTCGCCCTGGCCAGGCACGGCACGACGGTGATCCTGCTGGGCAAGACCCAGAGCCGGCTGGAGGCCGTCTACGACGAGATCGAGCAAATGGGTGCCCCCCAGCCGGCGCTGTTTCCACTCGATCTGGAAAGCGCCACCCCCGAGGCATACGAGGGACTGGCCATCACCCTGGAGCGGGAATTCGGTCGCCTCGACGGCCTGCTGCACAACGCCGCCCTGCTCGGCTACCTGGCACCGATCGGCCACTACGACCCAGAACACTGGCAGAAGGTGGTACAGGTCAACCTCAATGCCCCCTTCATGCTGAGCCGCGCCTGCCTGGGCTTGCTGATGAAGGCCGAAGATCCCAGCCTGGTCTTCATGTCCGATGCCGTGGGCCGCGAGGCCCGCGCCTACTGGGGTGCCTACGGTGCCGCCAAGGCGGGACTGGAAAACCTCATGGAGACCCTGGCCAGCGAGCTGGAGACCAACACCCCGATCCGGGTCAACAGCTACGACCCGGGGCCGGCACACACCCGGCTGCGACTGCAGGCCTTCCCGGCCGAAGACAGCAGTCAGCTGCCACGACCGGAAGACGTCGTCGACCCCCTGCTCTACCTGCTCGGCCCCGACAGCCGCGGCGTCACCGGCCAACGCTTCAGCCGCAGCGATTTCACCGGCTCCGCACAGGGCGGGGAAGCGCGCTGA
- the hpnD gene encoding presqualene diphosphate synthase HpnD yields MTPDQYCQQRAAASGSSFYYSFRFLPAEERGAIIALYAFCREVDDTVDDCREPSVARRKLDWWREEIGRVFDGSPQHPIGRALQQRLERFNLPREYFEEIIDGMQMDLERHRYASFKELALYCYRSAGVVGLLSAEIFGYSQRDTLRYATELGTALQLTNIIRDVREDAARGRIYLPQDELERFGVDPRSLLAFQTTPAFIELMQHQYQRAEDYYRRALALLPEADRYRHRSGLIMAAIYRATLEEIARDGFRVLEQRIALTPLRKLWIAWRTARGETRRARRLARLAPDGRQR; encoded by the coding sequence ATGACCCCCGACCAGTACTGCCAGCAGCGCGCCGCCGCCAGCGGCTCCAGCTTCTACTACAGTTTCCGCTTCCTGCCGGCCGAGGAACGGGGCGCCATCATCGCCCTCTATGCCTTCTGCCGCGAAGTGGACGATACCGTCGACGACTGCCGCGAGCCGTCCGTTGCCCGACGCAAGCTGGACTGGTGGCGGGAGGAGATCGGGCGGGTCTTCGACGGCAGCCCGCAGCACCCCATCGGCCGCGCCCTGCAGCAGCGTCTGGAACGTTTCAACCTGCCGCGAGAATACTTCGAGGAGATCATCGACGGCATGCAGATGGACCTGGAGCGGCACCGCTATGCCTCCTTCAAGGAACTGGCCCTGTACTGCTACCGCTCGGCCGGCGTGGTCGGTCTGCTCAGCGCCGAGATCTTCGGCTACAGCCAGCGCGACACGCTGCGTTATGCCACCGAACTCGGCACCGCCCTGCAGCTCACCAACATCATCCGCGACGTGCGCGAGGACGCGGCACGCGGCCGCATCTATCTACCCCAGGACGAGCTGGAACGCTTCGGCGTCGATCCCCGCAGCCTGCTCGCCTTCCAGACCACGCCGGCCTTCATCGAGCTGATGCAGCACCAGTATCAGCGCGCCGAAGACTACTACCGGCGGGCCCTGGCCCTGCTGCCGGAGGCAGACCGCTACCGGCATCGCAGCGGCCTGATCATGGCCGCCATCTACCGCGCCACCCTGGAGGAGATCGCCCGCGACGGATTTCGCGTACTGGAACAGCGCATCGCCCTCACCCCGCTGCGCAAGCTGTGGATCGCCTGGCGCACCGCCCGCGGCGAGACCCGCCGCGCCCGGCGCCTGGCCCGGCTGGCGCCGGATGGGCGCCAGCGATGA
- a CDS encoding endonuclease III domain-containing protein, which yields MRLPARRLRSVHDRLLRAYGSQHWWPADSPFEVMVGAILTQNTAWSNVERAIANLRRQRCLGPRAILAADPAELADWLRPSGYFNVKARRLRDFCAWYQAAGGLRRLRALDTQVLREALLSVKGVGPETADDMLLYAFERPVFVIDAYTRRLFFRLGLLESAKLGYEPLRHAVERALGEDVSLFNEFHALIVRHAKEHCRARPVCTGCPLARGCRG from the coding sequence CTGCGGCTGCCGGCCCGGCGCCTGCGCTCGGTCCACGACCGCCTGCTGCGGGCCTACGGTTCCCAGCACTGGTGGCCGGCCGACAGCCCCTTCGAGGTGATGGTCGGCGCCATCCTCACCCAGAACACGGCCTGGAGCAACGTCGAGCGGGCCATCGCCAATCTCCGCCGCCAGCGCTGTCTGGGCCCGCGCGCCATTCTCGCCGCCGACCCGGCCGAACTGGCAGACTGGTTGCGCCCCTCCGGCTATTTCAACGTCAAGGCACGGCGCTTGCGCGACTTCTGCGCCTGGTACCAGGCGGCCGGTGGTCTGCGGCGGCTGCGCGCCCTGGATACCCAGGTTCTGCGCGAGGCGCTGCTCTCGGTGAAGGGGGTGGGGCCGGAAACCGCCGATGACATGCTGCTCTATGCCTTCGAGCGGCCGGTGTTCGTCATCGATGCCTATACCCGGCGGCTTTTTTTCCGGCTGGGACTGCTGGAATCGGCCAAGCTCGGATACGAGCCTCTGCGTCATGCCGTGGAGCGGGCCCTGGGTGAGGACGTGTCACTGTTCAACGAATTTCACGCGCTGATCGTGCGCCATGCCAAGGAACACTGCCGGGCGCGGCCGGTCTGCACCGGCTGCCCGCTGGCAAGGGGCTGCAGAGGGTAG
- the scpB gene encoding SMC-Scp complex subunit ScpB, translating into MTDISLKNIIEAALLAAGRPLTLDQLRALFDLHEQPDKAELREVLQALQADYAGRGLELKEVASGYRVQVREALSPWVSRLWEEKPPKYSRALLETLALIAYRQPITRGEIEDIRGVSVSSSIMKTLLERDWVRVVGHRDVPGRPAMYATTREFLDYFNLKSLDDLPTLAELRDIDSINAELDLGPPDGAPQVARIALAGDPEAIDLQAVPDDTDIDAAEAGDVEAGPAAGGDSLSEAPSGPLH; encoded by the coding sequence ATGACCGACATCTCCCTGAAGAACATCATCGAGGCGGCGCTGCTCGCCGCCGGCCGGCCCCTGACCCTGGACCAGTTGCGCGCCCTGTTCGACCTGCACGAGCAGCCGGACAAGGCCGAACTGCGCGAGGTGCTGCAGGCGTTGCAGGCCGACTACGCGGGGCGAGGCCTGGAGTTGAAGGAGGTCGCCAGCGGTTATCGGGTCCAGGTGCGCGAGGCCCTCTCGCCCTGGGTGTCGCGGCTCTGGGAGGAAAAGCCGCCCAAGTACTCGCGCGCATTGCTCGAGACCCTGGCCCTGATCGCCTACCGCCAGCCCATCACCCGGGGCGAGATCGAGGACATCCGTGGCGTCAGCGTCAGCTCCTCGATCATGAAGACCCTGCTGGAGCGCGACTGGGTGCGGGTGGTCGGTCACCGCGACGTGCCGGGACGGCCAGCGATGTATGCCACCACCCGGGAATTCCTCGACTACTTCAATCTCAAGTCGCTGGACGACCTGCCGACCCTGGCCGAACTGCGCGACATCGACAGCATCAATGCCGAACTCGACCTGGGGCCGCCGGACGGTGCGCCACAGGTGGCGCGCATTGCCCTGGCCGGCGACCCGGAGGCCATCGACCTGCAGGCCGTGCCGGACGACACCGACATCGACGCCGCTGAGGCGGGCGATGTCGAGGCCGGACCGGCGGCGGGCGGAGACTCCCTGTCCGAGGCGCCCAGCGGGCCGCTGCACTGA
- a CDS encoding GGDEF domain-containing protein: MGAPKPNQLLLHPEPETDAALHITQRLQTTLSLNGLLQLFYEAVSQWIPLGGMEYIDDRGQPAAKFGERARHIASYDLTLEEIPLGQLSFRRRRSFSGEEIRQLENLLCSLLYPLRNALLYRDALSLAQKDPLTGICNRAALDEALRSEVSLSERHGTPLALIILDIDHFKSINDSYGHSRGDCAIKQVVEAAQRCARSSDSLFRYGGEEFVLLLRNTAQKGAHLLADRIRRRVQNMECICDGERIELTISAGVAALHQGQSAETLFERADSALYAAKTGGRNQVVSADD; encoded by the coding sequence ATGGGCGCACCCAAACCGAATCAGCTTCTGCTTCATCCCGAGCCGGAGACGGACGCCGCGCTGCATATCACCCAGCGGCTTCAGACCACGCTGAGTCTGAACGGCCTGCTGCAGCTCTTCTATGAGGCCGTCTCCCAGTGGATACCGCTCGGTGGCATGGAATACATCGATGACCGCGGCCAGCCGGCGGCCAAGTTCGGCGAGCGTGCCCGGCACATCGCCAGCTATGACCTGACGCTGGAGGAGATCCCTCTCGGCCAGCTGAGCTTCCGCCGCCGGCGCAGTTTCTCCGGCGAGGAGATCCGCCAGCTGGAGAACTTGCTGTGCAGCCTGCTCTACCCGCTGCGCAATGCCCTGCTCTACCGCGATGCCCTGTCCCTGGCCCAGAAGGATCCGCTGACCGGCATCTGCAACCGCGCCGCGCTGGACGAGGCCCTGCGCAGCGAGGTCAGCCTGAGCGAACGTCATGGCACGCCGCTGGCATTGATCATTCTCGATATCGATCACTTCAAGTCGATCAACGACAGCTACGGCCACAGCCGTGGCGACTGCGCCATCAAGCAGGTGGTCGAGGCCGCCCAGCGCTGTGCCCGCAGCAGCGACAGCCTGTTCCGCTACGGCGGCGAGGAGTTCGTTTTGCTGCTGCGCAATACCGCCCAGAAAGGGGCCCACCTGCTGGCCGACCGCATCCGCCGTCGGGTACAGAACATGGAGTGCATCTGTGACGGGGAACGGATCGAGCTGACCATCAGCGCGGGGGTCGCGGCCCTGCACCAGGGACAGTCGGCCGAGACCCTCTTCGAGCGCGCCGACAGCGCCCTCTATGCCGCCAAGACCGGTGGCCGCAACCAGGTGGTCAGCGCCGACGACTGA
- a CDS encoding tryptophan--tRNA ligase: protein MRPTGQLHLGHYHGVLQNWIKLQHEYDCFFFVADWHALTTHYEDTGDITESAWEMVIDWLAAGVNPGAARLFIQSRVPEHAELHLLLSMITPLGWLERVPTYKDQQEKLKEKDLATYGFLGYPLLQSADILIYRATGVPVGEDQVAHVELTREVARRFNHLYGREPDFEARAEEAVKKMGKKNARLYRELRRKYQEQGDHEALEVARALLAEQQNLSLGDRERLFGYLEGAGRIILPEPQALLTPAAKMPGLDGQKMSKSYGNTISLREDPDSISRKLKTMPTDPARVRRNDPGDPDKCPVWQLHQVYSDQQTRDWVREGCTSAGIGCLDCKQPIIDAVQAELAPIRERALEFSQNRGAVRSIIDEGCEEARAIARDTLHEVRSAMGLNYN, encoded by the coding sequence CCTGACCACCCACTATGAGGACACCGGCGACATCACCGAGAGTGCCTGGGAGATGGTCATCGACTGGCTGGCGGCCGGCGTCAATCCCGGTGCTGCCCGCCTGTTCATCCAGTCGCGGGTGCCGGAACATGCCGAGCTGCACCTGCTGCTGTCGATGATCACGCCGCTCGGCTGGCTGGAGCGGGTGCCGACCTACAAGGATCAGCAGGAGAAGCTCAAGGAGAAGGATCTGGCCACTTACGGCTTTCTGGGCTACCCGCTGCTGCAGAGCGCCGACATCCTCATCTATCGGGCCACCGGGGTGCCGGTCGGCGAGGACCAGGTGGCGCACGTCGAGCTGACCCGAGAGGTGGCGCGGCGCTTCAATCATCTCTACGGCCGCGAGCCCGACTTCGAGGCCAGGGCCGAGGAGGCGGTGAAGAAGATGGGCAAGAAGAACGCCAGGCTCTACCGCGAGCTGCGCCGCAAGTACCAGGAGCAGGGCGACCACGAGGCGCTGGAGGTGGCACGGGCCCTGCTGGCGGAACAGCAGAACCTGTCGCTGGGCGACCGCGAGCGGCTGTTCGGCTACCTGGAGGGGGCGGGCCGTATCATCCTCCCCGAGCCCCAGGCGCTGCTCACCCCGGCGGCGAAGATGCCCGGGCTGGACGGGCAGAAGATGTCCAAGTCCTACGGCAACACCATCTCGCTGCGCGAGGATCCGGACAGCATCAGCCGCAAGCTGAAGACCATGCCCACCGACCCGGCACGGGTCCGGCGCAACGATCCCGGCGACCCGGACAAGTGCCCGGTGTGGCAGCTGCACCAGGTCTATTCCGATCAGCAGACCCGCGACTGGGTGCGCGAGGGCTGCACCAGCGCCGGCATCGGTTGCCTGGACTGCAAGCAGCCGATCATCGATGCGGTTCAGGCCGAGCTGGCGCCGATCCGCGAGCGGGCCCTGGAATTCAGCCAGAACCGGGGGGCGGTGCGCAGCATCATCGACGAGGGCTGCGAGGAGGCGCGCGCCATCGCGCGTGATACCTTACATGAGGTTCGTTCTGCAATGGGCTTGAATTATAACTAA
- a CDS encoding ScpA family protein, giving the protein MSDNETPAGTSETVPQQVEMPFAIVQGEAVMALPQDLYIPPDALEIFLEAFEGPLDLLLYLIRRQNLDVLDIPVAEITRQYMEYIGLMQEIQLEVAAEYLVMAAMLAEIKSRMLLPRPVEADADEEDPRAELVRRLQEYERYKQAAEDIDQLPRLQRDLYPASAEPPAREQARKVPDVDLREILLAFQDIMRRAEMFSHHHVQLEALSVRERMSAVLEAVTADRFVEFTSLFKAEEGRMGVVVTFLAILELIKESLLEIIQAEPFAALHVKAAGGDGTARLPTDDAPEAAEA; this is encoded by the coding sequence ATGAGCGACAACGAAACCCCGGCCGGCACCAGCGAGACGGTGCCGCAGCAGGTCGAGATGCCCTTTGCCATCGTCCAGGGCGAGGCGGTCATGGCCCTGCCCCAGGATCTCTATATCCCGCCGGATGCCCTGGAGATCTTTCTCGAGGCCTTCGAGGGGCCGCTCGACCTGCTGCTCTACCTCATCAGGCGCCAGAACCTGGATGTGCTGGACATCCCGGTCGCCGAGATCACCCGCCAGTACATGGAGTACATCGGCCTGATGCAGGAGATCCAGCTGGAGGTGGCGGCCGAGTATCTGGTGATGGCCGCCATGCTGGCCGAGATCAAGTCGCGCATGCTGCTGCCACGCCCGGTGGAGGCCGATGCCGACGAGGAAGATCCCCGGGCCGAACTGGTTCGCCGCCTGCAGGAATACGAGCGCTACAAGCAGGCGGCCGAGGACATCGATCAGCTGCCGCGCCTGCAGCGTGACCTCTACCCGGCCTCGGCCGAGCCGCCGGCGAGGGAACAGGCGCGCAAGGTGCCGGATGTCGATCTGCGCGAGATCCTGCTCGCCTTCCAGGACATCATGCGCCGCGCGGAGATGTTCTCCCATCACCACGTCCAGCTGGAGGCCCTGTCGGTGCGCGAGCGGATGTCGGCGGTGCTGGAGGCGGTCACGGCCGACCGCTTCGTCGAGTTCACCAGCCTGTTCAAGGCCGAGGAAGGGCGCATGGGCGTGGTGGTCACCTTCCTCGCCATACTCGAACTGATCAAGGAATCCCTGTTGGAGATCATCCAGGCCGAGCCCTTCGCCGCGCTCCACGTCAAGGCCGCCGGTGGCGACGGCACGGCGCGGCTGCCCACGGACGACGCGCCCGAGGCCGCGGAGGCCTGA
- a CDS encoding thioredoxin fold domain-containing protein, with protein sequence MRLIIIIAVGLLTLGRPMFAAADAAPAEETLAEGMVNPGFHEQPEWFKQSFLDIREDVDEASAAGRRVLLYFYQDGCPYCKKLLETNFALREIVDKTRNNFDVIAINIWGDREVTDLQGRPTTEKRFAEQLKVMFTPSLLFLDEQGRVVLRLNGYYPPEQFAAALDYVAGRHEKAQTMRAFFAARAPAKASGRLHREPGFLQPPYDFRTGRRERPLLVMFEQKVCPPCDELHQDILQRPESRKLLSRFDVALLDIRGQAALVTPSGERLGEAEWARRLKVQYVPTLVFFDTAGREVFRTEAYLKAFHLQSAMDYVASGAYLDQPNFQRFIQSRADALEAQGVHVDLMK encoded by the coding sequence ATGCGTCTGATCATCATCATTGCAGTCGGTCTGCTGACGCTGGGGCGGCCGATGTTCGCCGCTGCGGATGCCGCGCCGGCAGAAGAGACCCTCGCCGAGGGCATGGTCAATCCGGGGTTTCACGAGCAGCCCGAGTGGTTCAAGCAGTCCTTTCTCGATATCCGCGAGGACGTGGACGAGGCGAGCGCGGCGGGTAGGCGGGTGCTGCTGTATTTCTATCAGGATGGTTGTCCCTACTGCAAGAAGCTGCTGGAGACCAACTTTGCCCTGCGCGAGATCGTCGACAAGACTCGCAACAACTTCGATGTCATCGCCATCAACATCTGGGGTGATCGCGAGGTGACCGATCTCCAGGGGCGCCCCACCACCGAGAAGCGTTTTGCCGAACAGCTCAAGGTGATGTTCACGCCCAGCCTGCTGTTTCTCGACGAGCAGGGTCGGGTGGTGCTGCGACTGAACGGCTATTACCCGCCGGAACAGTTTGCCGCGGCGCTGGACTACGTGGCCGGCCGCCACGAGAAGGCGCAGACCATGCGCGCCTTTTTCGCTGCACGTGCTCCGGCCAAGGCCAGTGGCCGGCTGCATCGTGAACCGGGTTTCCTGCAGCCGCCCTACGACTTCCGGACAGGGCGTCGCGAGCGGCCGCTGCTGGTGATGTTCGAGCAGAAGGTCTGCCCCCCCTGCGACGAGCTGCATCAGGACATCCTGCAGCGGCCGGAGAGCCGCAAGCTGCTGTCCCGCTTCGATGTGGCATTGCTCGACATCCGTGGCCAGGCAGCGTTGGTGACGCCGAGCGGTGAACGGCTCGGCGAGGCCGAATGGGCCCGGCGGCTCAAGGTGCAGTATGTTCCGACGCTGGTGTTCTTCGATACCGCCGGCCGGGAGGTGTTCCGCACCGAGGCCTACCTCAAGGCGTTCCACCTGCAGTCGGCCATGGACTATGTCGCCTCCGGCGCCTACCTTGACCAGCCGAATTTCCAGCGTTTCATCCAGTCCCGCGCCGATGCACTGGAAGCGCAGGGGGTGCATGTCGATCTGATGAAGTGA